A single window of Leclercia adecarboxylata DNA harbors:
- a CDS encoding DUF927 domain-containing protein — MSALDEVKRWIKTNYAAACAAFSIPCESSSKEHECPLCGKSKFRVRMTGATAGTYICTCGVKGCGFGVLDLIARKELGAPTDEKVPGPLIRQAAKLVDERMGLGFFAADESYTPPSAEERAAREREQKEARERRQHDAAEEESQKIIEAALRVREILAKAKPSECAYLKAKGFEDCILPVTAWGDGVLELVDIDGCARSVQYLPAPGSFDGEGNKRPKSLMKDAPTSGAFVDVLPNDKTNTLIITEGYATARSVSLAEPYAHIIAAINASNLQNVATTFRDRFPALDIIIAADNDYHAPSDVDANGRPKQNTGLVKANEAARAVNGLVIAPLCLGRKKQDWDDVRMELGVERMTEEFNRELEKVRKEKASVQEASLGNTQNIGVDNNPLPWKGNVSNVTAGKPSLNLPIASIPRVPATVNIAKFRTPDHYKKYYSDKVTPQDQQPDGTDFIVEREDRSIALVDPMTGRGEDGQSGVFKHARTSEILRGVKPVLKGYKDHEAYITFENTGASSRRVSLPWSSDAKRLAAALRSLGSEVVVDGAYIDFYRNAYLVEQDLPFAVYGSAPGWHEHEGKKFYVSQAGKTYLADSVLFEFDSPIESKYRASPSGSISDYRENVIELTKGNHGLTFQLLLELASVLFPVRNGSIKAEGITVNVYGRSGKGKTLAMKLGASLWGDPDQLTESANATYTAIINSAVNSSGSAMRIDDLSAMPNLRGADFENLVYSIANGKAKGRSGQDGKNLPVTSFSTICLMTAEKTIADELWQKEKHRFKAGAEGRLIEQPFIETEDLKGNRDIRAFASSLTSAMLSYNGVAGIEWLKHLAELGWGRIQAELKSYSERFEFLMCDLYPDVMNAREGHKVRAHSLYGIIYAAGMMSTGITGYSPDEIFDAVRENMIKEMASNDVGHARDMAAAVELWDYLTGATGRMGAIAREGNKANLQRGGDESAGWLDMVESGNGDECRPVFYLNKRQLNNAAKEACGMSGGDMLSILTKYGYHEIPLDTRGERDGTVQRRVRSGSATTNVRVIKISAPEEIGEI, encoded by the coding sequence ATGAGCGCCCTCGACGAAGTAAAACGCTGGATAAAAACCAATTACGCCGCCGCTTGTGCGGCGTTTTCAATCCCATGTGAATCATCCAGCAAAGAGCATGAATGCCCGCTATGCGGCAAGAGCAAATTCCGGGTTCGCATGACTGGGGCTACAGCCGGAACTTACATTTGCACGTGCGGCGTAAAAGGCTGCGGCTTCGGTGTCCTCGACCTTATAGCACGTAAAGAACTGGGCGCACCTACAGATGAGAAAGTACCAGGGCCCCTCATTCGCCAAGCCGCTAAGCTGGTGGATGAGCGCATGGGCCTTGGATTTTTCGCAGCGGACGAGAGCTACACACCACCAAGCGCTGAAGAAAGGGCAGCAAGAGAGCGGGAACAGAAAGAAGCCCGTGAACGCCGTCAGCATGATGCAGCCGAAGAGGAATCGCAGAAGATAATAGAGGCAGCGCTGCGAGTCCGGGAAATTCTGGCAAAGGCTAAACCCTCTGAATGCGCATACCTCAAGGCTAAGGGCTTTGAGGACTGCATTCTTCCCGTTACGGCATGGGGTGACGGTGTGTTAGAGCTGGTTGATATCGATGGTTGCGCCCGGTCAGTGCAATATCTGCCCGCGCCTGGCTCTTTCGATGGCGAGGGCAATAAGCGCCCTAAAAGCCTAATGAAAGACGCTCCCACATCAGGTGCATTTGTCGATGTGCTGCCAAATGATAAAACCAATACTCTCATCATTACCGAGGGATACGCCACTGCGCGCAGCGTATCGCTTGCTGAGCCATACGCGCACATTATTGCAGCTATTAACGCCAGCAACCTACAAAACGTCGCTACGACCTTTAGAGATCGTTTTCCTGCGCTAGATATTATCATTGCAGCTGATAATGACTATCACGCGCCTAGTGATGTTGATGCGAATGGTAGACCAAAGCAAAACACTGGGCTGGTGAAAGCCAATGAAGCCGCTAGGGCTGTTAATGGTCTGGTGATAGCCCCGCTTTGCCTGGGTAGAAAAAAACAGGATTGGGATGATGTGCGCATGGAGCTGGGAGTTGAACGGATGACAGAAGAATTTAACCGTGAACTTGAGAAGGTCAGAAAAGAAAAAGCCTCCGTGCAAGAGGCTTCATTGGGTAATACGCAGAATATCGGCGTCGATAATAACCCACTTCCCTGGAAGGGCAACGTATCAAATGTAACGGCAGGAAAACCATCGCTAAACCTGCCCATTGCAAGTATTCCGCGCGTCCCAGCAACGGTAAATATTGCAAAGTTCCGCACCCCCGACCACTACAAAAAATACTATTCAGACAAGGTTACTCCGCAAGACCAGCAACCTGACGGAACTGATTTCATTGTCGAACGCGAAGATAGGTCAATTGCATTGGTCGACCCGATGACCGGGCGTGGCGAGGATGGGCAATCAGGAGTATTCAAGCATGCAAGAACGTCAGAAATTCTGCGCGGAGTTAAGCCCGTCCTTAAAGGTTACAAAGACCATGAAGCCTATATAACCTTCGAAAATACTGGAGCCTCCTCACGCCGCGTATCGTTGCCGTGGTCAAGTGATGCTAAGCGCTTGGCTGCTGCATTGCGCTCGCTTGGCTCGGAGGTCGTAGTTGACGGTGCCTATATTGACTTCTACCGCAATGCTTATCTGGTAGAGCAGGACTTACCATTTGCCGTCTATGGCTCGGCTCCTGGCTGGCATGAGCATGAAGGCAAAAAATTCTACGTATCACAGGCGGGGAAAACATACCTGGCTGACAGCGTACTTTTTGAGTTCGATAGCCCCATTGAAAGCAAATACAGGGCCTCCCCATCAGGATCCATTTCAGATTATCGAGAGAATGTTATTGAGTTAACCAAAGGCAACCACGGCCTTACGTTTCAATTATTGCTTGAGCTGGCTTCAGTCCTGTTTCCTGTCCGTAATGGCTCAATCAAGGCTGAAGGTATCACGGTCAATGTATATGGGCGCTCAGGCAAAGGTAAAACACTGGCTATGAAGCTCGGCGCAAGCTTATGGGGCGACCCTGACCAGCTCACAGAAAGCGCAAACGCCACATATACAGCGATAATTAATAGCGCGGTGAACTCCAGCGGCTCCGCGATGCGTATCGATGACCTGTCAGCAATGCCTAACCTCCGAGGTGCTGATTTTGAGAACCTTGTTTACTCAATCGCAAACGGCAAAGCTAAAGGCCGCAGCGGACAGGACGGAAAGAATCTGCCTGTAACTTCATTTAGCACCATCTGTCTGATGACCGCCGAAAAGACCATCGCCGACGAACTCTGGCAAAAAGAGAAGCACAGATTTAAAGCTGGTGCTGAAGGTCGTCTAATCGAACAACCATTCATTGAGACGGAAGACCTCAAAGGAAACAGAGATATAAGGGCGTTCGCCAGCTCTCTTACGTCGGCTATGCTGTCATATAACGGCGTGGCTGGGATTGAATGGCTCAAGCACCTTGCTGAGCTTGGATGGGGTAGGATTCAAGCCGAGCTAAAGAGCTATTCCGAGCGGTTCGAATTCCTGATGTGCGATCTGTACCCGGATGTGATGAATGCCCGAGAGGGTCATAAAGTTAGAGCGCACTCTCTGTATGGAATTATTTATGCTGCCGGGATGATGTCAACGGGTATCACAGGTTACAGCCCGGATGAGATATTTGATGCGGTAAGGGAAAACATGATTAAGGAGATGGCAAGCAACGATGTAGGCCATGCTCGTGATATGGCTGCGGCCGTCGAGCTTTGGGATTACCTGACAGGTGCAACTGGTCGCATGGGGGCTATAGCCAGAGAGGGAAACAAAGCTAACCTCCAGCGAGGTGGCGATGAGTCAGCGGGATGGCTCGATATGGTTGAATCTGGCAACGGTGATGAATGTCGCCCGGTGTTCTACCTCAACAAGCGCCAACTCAACAACGCCGCAAAAGAAGCCTGCGGGATGTCTGGTGGAGACATGTTGTCGATACTCACAAAATACGGCTACCACGAAATACCGCTGGACACTCGTGGCGAAAGGGACGGAACAGTACAGCGCCGCGTCAGAAGCGGGTCGGCGACAACTAATGTGAGGGTAATAAAAATTTCCGCGCCAGAGGAGATAGGTGAGATTTAA
- the fadL gene encoding long-chain fatty acid transporter FadL, which yields MSQKTLFKKTALAIAVAIVSTSAWSAGFQLNEFSSSGLGRAYSGEGAIADDAGNASRNPALIMMFDRPTFSAGAIFVDPGVDITGRSPTGASLNADNIAPTAWVPNLHFVAPINEQFGWGASVTSNYGLATEFNNNYAAGAYGGKTDLETLNLNLSGAYRLDNHWSFGVGFDAVYAKAKIERYAGDLGRIVAGSGALPPALARPVAGIPGDTQIAYLKGDEWGFGWNAGILYEIDKNNRYGFTYRSEVKIDFDGDYKSSLPSAYNQILGNFGLPMGTDGRTTGGSLTLNLPEMWELSGYNRVAPQWAIHYSLTYTSWSQFQELKATNSGGDTLFFKDESFRDAYRIALGTTYYMDDNWTFRTGIAFDDSPVPADKRSISIPDQDRFWLSAGATYAFNKDASIDAGVSYMHGQKVTFQEGPYEFSSEGKAWLYGMNFNYAF from the coding sequence ATGAGCCAGAAAACCCTGTTCAAAAAAACTGCGCTCGCAATCGCAGTGGCAATCGTCTCCACCTCCGCCTGGTCAGCGGGCTTTCAGCTAAATGAGTTCTCTTCCTCAGGCCTGGGCCGCGCCTATTCCGGGGAAGGCGCTATCGCTGATGACGCAGGAAATGCGAGCCGTAACCCTGCCCTGATCATGATGTTTGATCGTCCAACCTTCTCCGCGGGTGCCATTTTTGTTGACCCTGGCGTAGATATCACCGGACGTTCACCAACGGGCGCAAGCCTGAACGCGGATAACATCGCGCCAACAGCATGGGTTCCAAACCTGCACTTTGTCGCGCCAATCAATGAACAATTTGGCTGGGGCGCGTCCGTTACCTCTAACTACGGACTGGCGACCGAGTTCAATAACAACTACGCAGCAGGGGCATACGGCGGTAAAACCGACCTGGAAACCCTCAACCTGAACCTGAGCGGTGCTTATCGCCTGGATAATCACTGGAGTTTCGGTGTTGGCTTTGATGCGGTGTATGCGAAAGCGAAAATTGAGCGCTACGCGGGTGACCTGGGTCGAATCGTCGCAGGCTCCGGCGCATTACCTCCAGCCCTGGCAAGACCGGTCGCGGGGATCCCTGGAGATACCCAGATTGCCTACCTGAAGGGTGATGAGTGGGGCTTTGGCTGGAACGCCGGTATTCTGTATGAAATCGACAAGAATAACCGCTATGGCTTTACCTACCGTTCTGAAGTAAAAATCGATTTCGATGGCGACTATAAGAGCAGCCTGCCTTCAGCCTACAACCAGATCCTCGGCAACTTTGGTCTGCCAATGGGGACGGATGGCCGCACCACTGGCGGTTCTTTGACCCTGAACTTACCTGAGATGTGGGAACTGTCCGGTTACAACAGAGTCGCGCCGCAATGGGCCATCCACTATAGCCTGACCTACACGAGCTGGAGCCAGTTCCAGGAGCTGAAAGCGACCAACAGCGGCGGTGATACGCTGTTCTTTAAAGACGAAAGCTTCCGTGACGCTTACCGCATCGCTCTGGGTACCACCTACTATATGGACGATAACTGGACGTTCCGTACCGGTATTGCCTTCGATGACAGCCCGGTTCCGGCAGACAAACGTTCTATCTCCATTCCGGATCAGGATCGCTTCTGGCTGAGCGCCGGCGCGACCTATGCATTCAACAAAGATGCCTCAATCGATGCGGGTGTCTCTTATATGCATGGTCAGAAAGTGACGTTCCAGGAAGGTCCGTATGAGTTCTCTTCTGAAGGTAAAGCCTGGCTGTATGGCATGAACTTCAACTACGCGTTCTAA
- a CDS encoding recombinase family protein, protein MALITYLRVSTNDQSIDNQRRQIQEAGYQVEQDFEFYDEGVSGAVPAQKRPALNEAIKTARKGDVFVVVAIDRLGRDAVDVLTTVKTLDSKGVKVVSLREGFDLSTPAGKMMLHMMAGFAEMEKNLIAERRTAGIARAKAEGVHMGRPKYEHGELIASLWTEGLSYPQIVAELASKDIKAGKTTIYRFKR, encoded by the coding sequence ATGGCGCTTATCACCTACCTTCGAGTTTCAACCAACGATCAAAGCATAGATAACCAGCGCCGTCAGATTCAGGAAGCCGGTTATCAGGTGGAACAGGACTTCGAATTTTATGATGAGGGAGTTAGCGGTGCGGTTCCCGCCCAAAAGCGCCCCGCCCTGAATGAAGCAATCAAAACAGCTCGTAAAGGCGACGTATTTGTTGTGGTCGCCATTGACCGCCTCGGACGCGATGCCGTTGATGTTCTAACCACAGTTAAAACCCTCGACTCTAAAGGCGTTAAAGTTGTCAGCCTTCGGGAAGGATTCGACCTCAGCACGCCAGCCGGGAAAATGATGCTTCATATGATGGCGGGTTTTGCTGAGATGGAAAAAAACCTTATCGCAGAGCGTCGCACTGCGGGCATAGCGCGGGCAAAAGCCGAGGGTGTTCATATGGGTCGCCCCAAGTACGAGCATGGTGAATTGATCGCGTCTTTGTGGACGGAAGGTTTGAGTTACCCGCAAATAGTAGCCGAGCTTGCTTCCAAAGATATCAAAGCGGGTAAGACCACAATCTATCGCTTTAAACGTTAA
- a CDS encoding IS3 family transposase (programmed frameshift) — MTGRNRRNFSPEFRLEAAQLVLDQHYTVAAAATAMNVGKSTMDKWVRQLKEERAGKSPKASPMTPEQLRIRELEKRLQRVEMENDIFKKGYRALDVRLPEQFSLVEKLRTRFPVAFICNVFGIHRSSYRYWLSRPQKPDAKHIVILSLVREVHHASNGSAGARSIADMVSAKGVPLSRWRASKIMKELNIVSCQQPEHRYKKATKEHVDIPNHLDRQFAVTEPNQTWCGDVTYIWTGKRWAYLAVVLDLFSRKPIGWAMSFSPDTALTGKALTMAWEARGKPADVMYHSDQGSHYTSREFRRLLWRYRIKQSMSRRGNCWDNSPMERFFRSLKSEWVPNCGYANFSEANRSITNYIIGYYSQLRPHQYNGGLTPNESERLFWKNSKAVASFC; from the exons ATGACCGGACGTAACAGACGCAATTTTAGCCCCGAGTTCCGACTTGAGGCTGCCCAGCTTGTACTCGATCAGCACTACACCGTTGCCGCCGCTGCAACGGCAATGAATGTTGGTAAATCCACGATGGATAAATGGGTTCGCCAGCTTAAAGAAGAACGCGCAGGTAAATCCCCAAAGGCCTCTCCGATGACGCCTGAGCAACTTCGCATTCGTGAATTAGAAAAACGACTGCAACGTGTTGAAATGGAAAACGATATAT TTAAAAAAGGCTACCGCGCTCTTGATGTCAGACTCCCTGAACAATTCTCGTTAGTTGAGAAACTCAGGACGCGGTTTCCTGTTGCCTTTATTTGCAATGTGTTCGGGATCCATCGCAGTAGCTATCGGTACTGGCTAAGCCGACCGCAGAAACCTGATGCAAAACATATCGTTATACTTAGCCTGGTTCGTGAAGTTCATCATGCCAGTAATGGCTCTGCGGGGGCCCGGAGCATTGCCGATATGGTCAGCGCAAAAGGTGTTCCGTTGAGTCGCTGGCGGGCCAGTAAGATAATGAAAGAGCTGAATATTGTTAGTTGCCAGCAACCGGAGCATCGCTACAAAAAAGCCACAAAAGAGCATGTGGATATCCCTAATCATCTGGATCGCCAGTTTGCAGTAACGGAACCTAATCAGACCTGGTGCGGCGACGTGACCTACATCTGGACGGGCAAACGGTGGGCTTATCTGGCGGTTGTTCTGGATTTATTTTCCCGCAAGCCAATAGGCTGGGCGATGTCGTTTTCTCCGGACACAGCTCTGACAGGAAAAGCATTAACGATGGCCTGGGAAGCCAGGGGAAAACCGGCTGACGTTATGTATCATTCTGACCAGGGAAGTCACTATACCAGCAGGGAGTTCAGACGGTTACTGTGGCGTTATCGTATAAAGCAAAGCATGAGTCGACGTGGGAACTGCTGGGACAACAGCCCAATGGAACGATTTTTTCGCAGCCTGAAATCAGAATGGGTACCGAACTGTGGATACGCTAATTTTAGCGAAGCAAATAGATCAATAACGAATTACATCATTGGTTATTACAGCCAGCTCAGACCCCACCAATATAACGGTGGCTTAACACCCAATGAATCAGAGCGATTGTTCTGGAAAAACTCTAAAGCCGTGGCCAGTTTTTGTTGA
- a CDS encoding helix-turn-helix transcriptional regulator yields MAASAINFHHKPFDPSKKHIRIKEVREMVWRSTSWIYAEMKKGSFPASVKISPCLCVWRVEDVENYLIETAKRIGSGVVEGVTNE; encoded by the coding sequence ATGGCAGCATCCGCGATTAATTTTCACCACAAACCTTTCGACCCATCCAAAAAACACATTCGCATAAAAGAAGTTCGCGAAATGGTCTGGCGCTCTACGTCATGGATTTACGCTGAGATGAAGAAAGGAAGTTTTCCTGCATCCGTAAAGATTTCCCCTTGCCTGTGCGTTTGGCGCGTGGAGGACGTGGAAAACTACCTGATTGAAACCGCAAAACGCATCGGTTCAGGCGTTGTGGAGGGTGTAACCAATGAATAA
- a CDS encoding tyrosine-type recombinase/integrase → MALTNLQIKSATPGETDYTLTDGSGLFMIIKPNGSKLWRFRYRREGKLRRLSLGAYPLITLSQARSKAADARAKLAQGISPVDERREEKEASKVINSFEGVCLEWQATRKATWSEVYADDTKRLFERNVFPVLGKRPIGDIEPLELLELLRKIENRGANELATKVRRRCGEVYAYAIVTGRAKYNPARDLATAMQRFQRGHYPSLNASELPAFLAVLDTTTGNIMVNFAVRLLMLTGLRPGELRKGEWSEVDFDNALWEIPAERMKARRPHLVPLSTQTIELLRSVHAISGNYGLMFPGRNDVSHPMSDMAMNQLIKRCGYGDKLTGHGFRHMMSTILHERGFNSAWIELQLAHVDQNTIRGTYNRAQYLDGRRKMMQWYADYISKALTNETE, encoded by the coding sequence ATGGCATTAACCAACCTTCAGATTAAAAGCGCGACGCCCGGTGAGACGGACTATACCCTCACCGATGGCTCTGGCTTATTCATGATAATCAAGCCTAACGGCTCAAAGCTCTGGCGTTTCCGCTATCGCCGCGAGGGTAAGTTGCGTCGTCTCTCGTTAGGCGCATATCCGTTAATCACCTTGTCTCAGGCACGAAGTAAGGCCGCTGATGCCCGTGCAAAGCTGGCTCAAGGGATTAGCCCGGTAGATGAACGCCGCGAAGAGAAAGAGGCAAGCAAGGTTATTAACTCGTTTGAGGGTGTTTGCCTCGAATGGCAAGCCACCCGGAAAGCAACATGGTCGGAAGTGTATGCAGACGATACAAAGCGCCTGTTTGAACGCAACGTGTTTCCGGTATTGGGTAAACGTCCTATAGGGGACATTGAGCCATTAGAACTGCTGGAGTTGCTGCGAAAGATAGAAAATCGCGGCGCTAACGAACTCGCAACCAAAGTTCGCCGCCGCTGCGGTGAGGTTTATGCTTACGCTATCGTAACCGGGAGAGCCAAATACAACCCTGCACGCGACCTCGCCACTGCTATGCAACGTTTCCAGCGCGGGCATTATCCATCTCTTAATGCATCTGAGTTGCCTGCATTCCTGGCGGTACTGGACACAACTACCGGAAACATCATGGTGAACTTTGCTGTTCGCTTGCTGATGCTTACCGGCTTACGCCCCGGCGAACTGCGCAAAGGCGAATGGAGTGAGGTCGATTTCGATAACGCGCTCTGGGAAATTCCCGCCGAGCGAATGAAAGCACGCCGCCCACACCTTGTGCCACTGTCTACCCAAACAATCGAATTGCTTCGTTCCGTTCACGCCATCAGTGGCAACTATGGGCTGATGTTCCCCGGCAGAAATGATGTTAGCCACCCTATGTCAGATATGGCAATGAACCAGCTTATCAAGCGCTGCGGTTACGGGGATAAGCTGACCGGGCATGGATTCAGGCACATGATGAGCACCATTTTGCATGAGCGAGGGTTTAACAGCGCATGGATTGAGCTACAGCTTGCCCACGTTGACCAAAATACCATTCGCGGTACATACAACCGGGCACAGTATCTGGATGGCCGCAGAAAGATGATGCAATGGTATGCCGACTACATTTCAAAGGCTTTAACCAATGAAACTGAATAA
- a CDS encoding formate/nitrite transporter family protein — protein sequence MDELKEEKIDNHTEELEVESEEKRRGKKIEVDEDQLPSRAMAIHEHIRQDGEKELERDAMALLWSAIAAGLSMSASFLAKGIFHVQFEGIPGGMVLENLGYTFGFIIVIMARQQLFTENTVTAVLPVMQSPTWGNFGLLMRLWSVVLFGNIIGTGVAAWAFEYMPIFDEATRDAFVKIGTGVMENSPLEMFSNAIISGWIVATMVWMFPAAGSAKIVVIILMTWLIALADTTHIVVGTVEILYLVFNGTIHWSEFFWPFAIPTLAGNICGGTFIFALLSHAQIRNDMSNKRKAELKAKEQAQQEEAEENKNSA from the coding sequence ATGGACGAACTCAAAGAAGAGAAAATAGATAACCATACCGAAGAACTGGAAGTTGAAAGCGAGGAGAAGCGCCGGGGAAAGAAGATTGAGGTCGATGAGGACCAACTCCCCTCACGCGCGATGGCCATCCACGAACATATTCGCCAGGACGGTGAAAAAGAGCTGGAACGCGATGCCATGGCCCTGCTGTGGTCGGCTATCGCTGCCGGGTTATCAATGAGCGCCTCTTTTCTGGCCAAAGGGATTTTTCACGTTCAGTTTGAAGGTATCCCCGGCGGGATGGTACTGGAAAACCTGGGTTATACCTTTGGCTTTATTATCGTGATCATGGCGCGCCAGCAGCTGTTTACCGAGAATACCGTCACCGCGGTATTGCCGGTGATGCAGAGCCCGACATGGGGCAATTTCGGCCTGCTGATGCGCCTGTGGAGCGTGGTGTTGTTCGGGAATATTATCGGAACCGGCGTCGCAGCCTGGGCGTTTGAATATATGCCGATTTTTGACGAGGCTACCCGCGACGCGTTTGTAAAAATCGGGACGGGGGTGATGGAAAACAGCCCTCTCGAAATGTTCTCCAACGCCATTATCTCCGGCTGGATCGTCGCCACCATGGTATGGATGTTCCCGGCTGCCGGTTCGGCCAAAATCGTGGTTATCATCCTGATGACCTGGCTTATCGCACTGGCCGATACCACCCATATCGTGGTGGGCACGGTGGAGATTTTATATCTGGTCTTTAACGGCACCATTCACTGGAGCGAGTTTTTCTGGCCCTTCGCCATCCCTACCCTGGCTGGAAACATCTGCGGCGGCACCTTTATATTTGCCCTGCTGAGCCATGCGCAAATCCGTAACGATATGTCGAATAAGCGCAAAGCCGAGCTAAAAGCAAAAGAGCAGGCCCAGCAGGAGGAAGCGGAAGAAAATAAAAATTCGGCCTGA
- the mlaA gene encoding phospholipid-binding lipoprotein MlaA, with amino-acid sequence MKLQLSAVALGTTLLMGCASSGEQQGRSDPLEGFNRTMYNFNYNVLDPYLVRPVAVAWRDYVPQPARNGLSNFTSNLEEPAVMANYFLQGNPYQGMVHFTRFFLNTLLGMGGFIDVAGMANPKLQREQPHRFGSTLGHYNVGYGPYVHLPFYGSFTLRDDGGDAVDTLYPVLSWLTWPLSVGKWTLEGVESRAQLLDSDGLLRQSSDPYIMVREAYFQNHDFIANGGKLKPEDNPNAKAIENELSEIDAE; translated from the coding sequence ATGAAACTTCAGCTGTCGGCGGTTGCGCTGGGCACCACGTTGCTGATGGGCTGCGCCAGCTCTGGCGAGCAGCAGGGGCGCTCCGATCCTCTGGAAGGATTTAACCGCACCATGTACAACTTCAACTATAACGTGCTGGATCCCTATCTGGTGCGTCCGGTTGCGGTGGCATGGCGTGATTATGTTCCACAACCTGCCCGTAACGGGCTGAGCAACTTCACCAGCAACCTTGAAGAGCCTGCGGTGATGGCGAACTACTTCCTGCAGGGCAATCCCTATCAGGGGATGGTCCACTTCACCCGCTTCTTCCTGAACACCCTGTTAGGGATGGGCGGCTTTATAGACGTTGCCGGGATGGCGAATCCGAAGCTGCAACGTGAGCAGCCCCACCGTTTTGGTAGTACCCTGGGTCATTACAATGTGGGTTATGGCCCATATGTGCATTTACCGTTCTACGGCAGCTTCACCCTGCGTGATGATGGTGGTGATGCGGTCGATACCCTCTATCCGGTACTGTCGTGGCTGACCTGGCCGCTGTCGGTGGGTAAATGGACGCTGGAAGGTGTCGAGTCGCGCGCGCAACTGCTGGATTCAGACGGACTGCTGCGTCAGTCTTCCGATCCGTACATCATGGTGCGTGAAGCCTACTTCCAGAACCATGACTTTATTGCTAACGGCGGCAAACTGAAACCGGAAGATAACCCGAACGCGAAAGCAATCGAGAATGAACTCTCCGAGATTGATGCGGAATAA
- a CDS encoding retron Ec48 family effector membrane protein encodes MLKNRMSNTDKFIVSVAFVCLLSILFLFVSLVATIYSTKIYKFDFCIQSQCIDYFANKITGVVVLAQFFGWFITLVAALGGAIIALRTYVTGVGNSNITNHIAHFSMFRDFLNSEINKRKKISPDSVDVHLWYNVIFPESKSGRLECSQNYRDHLNNIKEVVDEANSHMSTLSGKYKYQTHQRKIIEAFANFGVVMNNGPKNIFIDIEYEVFGLIDSVNSTFVNESPVFCKMERRYS; translated from the coding sequence ATGTTGAAAAATAGAATGAGTAATACGGATAAATTCATTGTGTCTGTGGCTTTTGTTTGTTTGCTTTCTATTTTGTTTTTATTTGTTTCATTGGTTGCAACTATATATTCAACTAAGATATATAAATTTGATTTTTGTATACAAAGCCAATGTATTGATTACTTTGCAAATAAAATTACAGGGGTTGTGGTTCTTGCTCAATTTTTTGGATGGTTTATTACTTTAGTCGCAGCATTAGGGGGGGCGATAATTGCTCTTCGAACTTATGTTACAGGTGTTGGAAATAGTAACATAACAAATCATATTGCACATTTTTCAATGTTTAGAGATTTTCTTAATTCTGAAATTAATAAGAGGAAAAAAATATCACCAGATAGTGTTGATGTACATCTTTGGTATAATGTCATTTTTCCTGAATCTAAATCAGGTCGTTTGGAATGTAGCCAAAACTATAGGGATCATTTGAATAATATTAAGGAAGTTGTTGATGAAGCCAATTCTCATATGTCAACTCTTTCAGGTAAGTATAAATACCAAACACATCAGCGTAAAATAATAGAGGCTTTTGCTAATTTTGGGGTAGTCATGAATAATGGTCCAAAAAACATTTTTATTGACATAGAGTACGAGGTTTTCGGGTTGATTGATTCAGTTAACTCGACTTTTGTGAATGAATCCCCTGTATTCTGTAAGATGGAGAGAAGATACAGTTAG